The following are from one region of the Hymenobacter radiodurans genome:
- a CDS encoding PD40 domain-containing protein, whose translation MRFYKSFFTLAVVLALSLNAQAQHAVWASKVVEVSSQKAEGKEAFSPDKVLGEPNAKPLGQVSNDAWIPKKEGKEEFVEVRFSKSLIARQVTVVENFNPGSVIKIELVDTRGGKHQVYENKNPGPIPELFRSLQVTFEPGTYRTIGVIVTMNTLKVNGVNQIDAIGIADVVATMVKEEFKTAPADDNGVSADSSMVNLGPAVNSKYVDTHPVISPDGKTLFFARQESPQNVGAKMMCRMCGTAICVTRPLSRGTLPRISEGPLIRPAPMA comes from the coding sequence ATGCGTTTTTACAAGTCGTTTTTTACGTTGGCGGTCGTGCTGGCCTTGAGCTTAAACGCTCAGGCTCAACATGCTGTCTGGGCCAGCAAAGTAGTAGAGGTATCGTCGCAGAAGGCGGAAGGAAAAGAGGCATTCTCGCCCGACAAAGTACTAGGTGAGCCGAACGCCAAGCCGCTTGGGCAAGTAAGCAACGATGCCTGGATTCCGAAAAAAGAAGGGAAAGAGGAATTTGTGGAAGTTCGCTTCAGTAAGTCGCTGATTGCGCGCCAGGTAACGGTCGTGGAAAATTTTAATCCAGGGTCAGTTATTAAAATTGAATTGGTCGATACGCGAGGCGGAAAGCACCAAGTGTACGAAAACAAGAACCCGGGCCCCATCCCGGAGCTGTTTCGCTCTCTGCAAGTAACCTTTGAACCAGGTACTTACCGGACGATAGGCGTGATAGTAACCATGAACACGCTGAAAGTAAATGGCGTGAATCAGATTGACGCTATCGGTATTGCCGACGTGGTGGCTACCATGGTGAAGGAAGAATTCAAAACGGCCCCCGCAGATGACAATGGGGTATCGGCCGACTCGTCGATGGTGAACTTGGGACCTGCCGTCAATTCGAAGTACGTTGATACGCACCCAGTTATATCGCCTGATGGCAAGACGCTATTCTTCGCCCGTCAGGAAAGTCCGCAGAACGTGGGGGCAAAGATGATGTGCAGGATGTGTGGTACAGCAATCTGCGTGACACGGCCACTAAGTCGTGGAACCCTGCCAAGAATATCGGAGGGCCCATTAATACGCCCGGCCCCAATGGCTTAG